One region of Campylobacter concisus genomic DNA includes:
- a CDS encoding YbaB/EbfC family nucleoid-associated protein, with translation MFEGFDFSKMGQMLEDVQKQAKQMEEESKNKEFGAKSGGGLVSVRANGSGEILDISIDDSLLEDKESMQILLISAVNDVLKSVEADKKNTASRMLGGLASMGIK, from the coding sequence ATGTTTGAGGGATTTGACTTTTCAAAGATGGGGCAGATGCTCGAGGATGTGCAAAAGCAGGCCAAGCAGATGGAAGAAGAGAGCAAAAATAAAGAATTTGGTGCAAAAAGCGGTGGCGGACTAGTAAGCGTGAGAGCAAACGGCAGCGGTGAGATACTTGATATCAGCATAGATGATAGCTTGCTTGAAGATAAAGAGAGCATGCAAATTTTGCTAATAAGCGCCGTAAATGACGTGCTAAAATCAGTTGAGGCTGATAAGAAAAACACCGCTTCAAGGATGCTTGGCGGTCTTGCTTCGATGGGGATAAAATGA
- a CDS encoding polyprenyl synthetase family protein yields the protein MSLLEDFVKFLNANLPKAPSFHPYYEEALGVMLKAGGKHFRALLLLGVVENVDKSLTQKAMRVALGLEMMHTYSLIHDDLPSMDNASLRRGTPTLHVTYDETTAILAGDALNTHAFYEISRAKLPAQTRIKCVEILSENAGVSGMVLGQALDCFFENTNKEDIKRAKAKFGLSGKMLSFDELVFLHIHKTAKLIATSLKMGAVIVNLSEIECDKIYDIGLKLGLAFQIQDDIIDLTSDEAAAGKPVHNDLAKNSFTNLLGLEGAKKKKDELISEIEEALKQIDANIAKMILELTDKHLR from the coding sequence ATGAGCTTACTTGAGGACTTTGTAAAATTTCTAAACGCAAATTTGCCAAAGGCACCGAGCTTTCACCCTTACTACGAGGAGGCGCTTGGCGTTATGCTAAAGGCGGGAGGTAAGCACTTTAGGGCGCTTTTGTTACTTGGCGTGGTGGAAAACGTGGATAAAAGCCTCACGCAAAAGGCTATGAGGGTGGCTTTGGGGCTTGAGATGATGCACACTTACTCACTCATCCATGACGACTTACCTTCGATGGACAATGCAAGTCTAAGGCGCGGTACACCAACGCTTCACGTCACCTACGATGAGACGACTGCTATACTTGCAGGAGATGCGCTAAATACACATGCTTTTTATGAAATTTCACGTGCTAAACTGCCAGCTCAAACACGTATAAAATGCGTGGAAATTTTAAGCGAAAATGCTGGCGTTAGCGGCATGGTGCTAGGTCAGGCGCTTGATTGTTTTTTTGAAAATACAAACAAAGAGGATATCAAAAGAGCAAAGGCTAAATTTGGTCTCTCTGGCAAAATGCTAAGCTTTGATGAGCTAGTCTTTTTACACATCCACAAGACCGCAAAGCTCATCGCCACTAGCCTAAAAATGGGTGCTGTGATAGTAAATTTAAGCGAAATAGAGTGTGATAAAATTTATGATATCGGCCTAAAGCTTGGGCTTGCTTTTCAGATACAAGATGACATCATCGATCTTACAAGCGACGAGGCAGCTGCTGGAAAGCCTGTGCATAACGACCTAGCTAAAAACTCATTTACAAATTTGCTTGGCCTTGAAGGTGCAAAAAAGAAAAAAGATGAGCTAATTAGTGAGATAGAAGAGGCGCTAAAACAGATAGATGCAAACATCGCAAAGATGATTTTAGAGCTTACAGATAAACATCTCAGATAA
- the panD gene encoding aspartate 1-decarboxylase, whose translation MNIEILASKIHRAVVTDANLNYVGSISIGEELIKAANLIENQKVEILDVNNGERFATYVIKGKKGEICLNGAAARKVCVGDVVIIVAYASMKFKKAKKFKPTIVHVNNKNEIIKE comes from the coding sequence ATGAATATAGAAATTTTAGCTAGTAAGATCCACAGAGCCGTCGTAACAGACGCAAATTTAAACTATGTTGGCTCGATCAGCATCGGCGAGGAGCTTATAAAGGCTGCAAATTTGATAGAAAATCAAAAGGTTGAAATTTTAGACGTAAATAATGGCGAGAGATTTGCCACATATGTGATAAAGGGCAAAAAAGGCGAAATTTGCCTAAACGGCGCAGCTGCTAGAAAAGTCTGCGTAGGAGACGTGGTCATCATCGTGGCATACGCTAGTATGAAATTTAAAAAGGCTAAGAAATTTAAGCCAACCATCGTGCATGTAAATAACAAAAACGAGATCATAAAGGAGTAG
- a CDS encoding PDZ domain-containing protein codes for MRLKYKFALAFLLSALCLNADPRPTQEDFNACFEKNKNSIVSVNKHFGVAITKNLIAVPKSEGAPLGEYVKFDPYLQLFLVRSSKELSPVVMADETNEERIKKSTWVGILNDSNNTVMGHIKSLGQNLGDFDTLSFEYNATGEINTPCCKMIGIAVGADKFIPNRYLKHFVSYDDVYYGDIGVKFLQKEDKFFVGLVDPLGRGKMMMVDDELVSVNGIKPKSLRELNEMVLFAPKGAKLDIIVKRDKQEMLFQVPVSGDVKFNQSLDVDAPSSLDIPNFNIMPKEPQTMLDDKILVDYGITVDKNLVVTKVEPKSNAEIFGIKIGDKILGFDKQSVSSREELLEKLGELKNFTLLFTRNDFQFFARVPK; via the coding sequence ATGAGACTAAAATATAAATTTGCCCTTGCATTTTTGCTATCAGCGCTTTGCCTAAACGCCGATCCTAGGCCTACGCAAGAGGACTTTAACGCCTGCTTTGAAAAGAACAAAAACTCAATCGTCTCGGTAAATAAACACTTTGGCGTGGCTATCACTAAAAATTTGATCGCAGTGCCAAAAAGCGAGGGAGCCCCACTTGGCGAATATGTCAAATTTGACCCATATTTGCAGCTTTTCTTAGTGCGCTCTAGCAAGGAGCTAAGCCCCGTTGTGATGGCTGATGAGACTAATGAAGAGCGCATCAAAAAGAGCACTTGGGTTGGCATCTTAAATGACTCTAACAACACCGTCATGGGACATATCAAGTCTTTAGGGCAAAATTTAGGCGATTTTGATACGCTAAGCTTCGAGTATAACGCAACTGGCGAGATAAACACACCTTGTTGCAAGATGATAGGCATAGCCGTTGGAGCTGATAAATTTATACCAAATCGCTACCTAAAGCACTTTGTATCTTATGATGACGTCTATTACGGCGATATCGGCGTGAAGTTCTTGCAAAAAGAGGATAAATTTTTTGTGGGTCTTGTTGATCCTTTGGGTCGCGGTAAGATGATGATGGTCGATGATGAGCTTGTGAGTGTAAATGGCATCAAGCCAAAGAGCCTAAGAGAGCTAAATGAAATGGTGCTTTTTGCTCCAAAGGGCGCAAAGCTTGACATCATCGTGAAGCGCGATAAGCAAGAAATGCTCTTTCAGGTGCCAGTAAGTGGGGATGTGAAATTTAACCAAAGCCTCGATGTAGACGCCCCTTCAAGCCTTGATATACCAAATTTCAACATCATGCCAAAAGAGCCACAAACAATGCTTGATGATAAGATTTTGGTGGATTATGGTATCACGGTGGATAAAAATTTAGTCGTTACCAAGGTCGAGCCAAAGTCGAATGCAGAAATTTTTGGCATCAAGATTGGTGATAAAATTTTGGGTTTTGATAAACAGAGCGTGAGTAGTCGTGAAGAGCTTTTAGAGAAGCTTGGTGAATTAAAAAACTTTACGCTTCTATTTACTAGAAATGATTTTCAGTTCTTTGCAAGAGTACCAAAATGA